The Williamsoniiplasma somnilux genome includes a window with the following:
- the typA gene encoding translational GTPase TypA — protein sequence MTDKKIINIAVIAHVDAGKSTLVDALLQQGGAFRENQEVKAQVMDSNDQERERGITIYSKNCAIEYKGIKINIVDTPGHADFSSEVERIMKTVDTVILLVDSSEGPMPQTRFVLHKALELGLRPILMINKIDKKDQRAEEVVDEVLELFMELDATNEQMEFPTLYGIAKNGIAQFTMQTSSTDLSPLFETIITQVGSYPIELAEQPTRMQVSTLAYDSFIGRLGIGRIFEGTLKEGQTVTIVGNDGVNKTGRISKIMVYQGLNRVSVTEAFAGDIVTIAGIEGISIGDTICDPQNVRPMEAITIEEPTMSMNFLVNTSPFAGKTGKFVTSRNIRERLERELEVNVGLKVEPLENSQVEGFKVLGRGELHLSVLIESMRREGFELGISKPEVIFHKDPVTGNTLEPMEKVIINVPTEYAGTIINKLNQRKGLMLDMDSDGVRDKVTYNIPMRALIGFRSEFTNDTHGEGIMVRSSNGFEPYKGDIESRANGVMISMANGKTLAYALGNLEERGILFVGPQTEVYEGMIVGQHSRDNDLDVNPTTGKKLTNTRSSGTDDAVKLTPYKNMTLEEALEYIEWDELVEVTPIDLRLRKKWLTQNERKQHRNDKRKATE from the coding sequence ATGACCGACAAAAAGATTATTAATATCGCGGTGATTGCTCACGTTGATGCAGGTAAATCAACATTAGTTGATGCATTATTACAACAAGGTGGAGCATTCCGTGAAAACCAAGAAGTTAAAGCTCAAGTTATGGACTCTAACGATCAAGAAAGAGAACGTGGAATTACAATTTATTCAAAAAACTGTGCCATTGAATATAAGGGAATCAAAATTAATATCGTTGATACTCCTGGACATGCTGATTTTTCAAGTGAAGTTGAAAGAATTATGAAGACTGTAGATACAGTTATTTTGTTAGTGGACTCAAGTGAAGGACCAATGCCACAAACTCGTTTTGTTTTACACAAAGCATTGGAACTAGGATTGCGTCCAATTTTAATGATTAACAAAATTGATAAAAAAGACCAACGTGCTGAAGAAGTTGTTGATGAAGTTTTAGAATTATTTATGGAACTAGATGCTACTAATGAACAAATGGAGTTTCCAACACTTTACGGAATTGCTAAAAACGGAATTGCACAATTTACAATGCAAACTTCAAGTACTGATTTATCACCATTATTTGAAACAATCATTACTCAAGTTGGATCGTATCCAATTGAATTAGCAGAACAACCAACTAGAATGCAAGTATCAACTTTAGCTTATGATTCATTTATTGGTCGTTTAGGAATTGGGCGTATTTTTGAAGGTACTTTAAAAGAAGGTCAAACTGTAACTATTGTAGGAAATGATGGAGTTAATAAAACCGGAAGAATTTCAAAAATTATGGTTTACCAAGGATTGAATAGAGTTAGTGTTACTGAAGCTTTTGCTGGGGATATTGTCACTATTGCTGGAATTGAAGGTATTTCAATCGGAGATACTATATGTGATCCACAAAATGTTAGACCAATGGAAGCCATAACTATTGAAGAACCAACAATGTCGATGAACTTCTTGGTTAATACTTCACCATTCGCTGGAAAAACAGGAAAGTTTGTAACTTCTCGTAATATTCGCGAACGTTTAGAACGTGAATTAGAAGTTAATGTTGGTTTAAAAGTTGAACCTTTAGAAAATTCTCAAGTAGAAGGATTTAAAGTTTTGGGTCGTGGAGAATTGCACTTATCTGTTTTAATTGAATCAATGAGAAGAGAAGGTTTTGAATTAGGAATTTCTAAACCAGAAGTTATTTTTCATAAAGATCCTGTAACAGGAAACACATTAGAACCAATGGAAAAAGTTATTATTAACGTACCTACAGAATATGCTGGAACTATTATTAATAAATTAAACCAACGAAAAGGTTTAATGTTAGATATGGATTCAGATGGAGTTAGAGATAAAGTAACTTACAACATTCCAATGCGTGCTTTGATTGGGTTTAGAAGTGAATTCACAAATGACACTCATGGTGAAGGAATTATGGTTAGATCATCAAACGGATTTGAACCTTACAAGGGTGATATTGAATCAAGAGCTAATGGAGTTATGATTTCGATGGCAAACGGAAAAACTTTAGCTTATGCTTTAGGAAATTTAGAAGAACGTGGAATTTTATTTGTTGGTCCTCAAACTGAAGTTTATGAAGGAATGATTGTTGGCCAACATTCTCGTGATAATGATTTAGATGTTAACCCCACAACTGGTAAAAAATTAACAAACACTCGTTCATCTGGAACTGATGATGCTGTTAAATTAACCCCATATAAAAATATGACTTTAGAAGAAGCTTTAGAATATATTGAATGAGATGAACTTGTAGAAGTTACACCAATTGATTTAAGATTACGTAAAAAATGATTAACTCAAAATGAACGTAAACAACACAGAAACGATAAACGTAAAGCAACAGAATAA
- the lepA gene encoding translation elongation factor 4 — MDKKRIRNFSIIAHIDHGKSTLADRILEMTKTVEKREMQEQLLDSMDIERERGITIKLNSVQLEYKAKDGETYTFHLIDTPGHVDFSYEVSRSLAACEGAILVVDATQGVEAQTLANVYLALDNDLEIIPVINKMDLPSADVDRTKEEIENTIGLETSDAPLISAKTGLNVEDVLEAIVAKIPYPQDADDEAPLRALIFDSYYDKYLGVVMSIRIKQGTIKVGDKIRLMAAGVEHEVTEVGVKTPKILKTEKLEAGEVGWIAASIKTIKDINVGDTITNALNPAKEPLPGYKKMKPMVYCGIYPMDTNKYQDFKEALEKIELSDSSLVYEPETSQALGFGFRCGFLGLLHMEVIQERLEREYNLALIATAPSVIYKVYLTDKTMIEIDNPAMMPDPQKVDHIEEPFVNVKIMTPKEYVGDLMNLCQQKLGVYKDLEYVDDQRMILIYDMPLAEIIFDFFNKLKSISKGYASFEYELIGYRESNLVKMDILLNGDMVDAFSMIVNKQFAYHRGAALTKKLKELIPRQNFEVPIQAAIGNKILARETIKAYRKDVIWKLHAADISRKKKLFEKQKEGKKRMKEIGSVEVPQEAFIAVLKLDD, encoded by the coding sequence ATGGACAAAAAAAGAATTCGAAATTTTAGTATTATTGCCCATATTGATCACGGTAAATCTACTTTAGCCGATCGTATCTTAGAAATGACAAAAACTGTTGAAAAAAGAGAAATGCAAGAACAACTTTTAGATTCTATGGATATTGAACGTGAACGTGGGATTACTATCAAATTAAACTCTGTGCAATTGGAATATAAAGCTAAAGATGGTGAAACATACACCTTTCATTTAATAGATACTCCGGGTCACGTTGATTTTTCATATGAAGTTTCAAGATCATTAGCTGCTTGTGAAGGAGCGATTTTAGTTGTAGATGCAACACAAGGAGTTGAAGCTCAAACGTTGGCTAATGTTTATTTAGCTCTTGATAACGATTTAGAAATTATTCCGGTAATTAATAAGATGGATTTACCAAGCGCTGATGTTGATAGAACTAAAGAAGAAATTGAAAACACAATTGGTTTAGAAACTAGTGATGCACCATTAATTTCAGCGAAAACAGGATTGAATGTTGAAGATGTTTTAGAAGCTATTGTAGCAAAAATTCCATACCCTCAAGATGCCGATGATGAAGCTCCGCTTCGAGCATTAATTTTTGATTCATATTACGATAAATATCTTGGTGTAGTTATGTCAATTAGAATTAAGCAAGGAACTATTAAAGTTGGTGATAAAATTCGTTTAATGGCAGCTGGAGTAGAACATGAAGTTACTGAAGTTGGAGTTAAAACACCAAAAATTTTAAAAACAGAAAAACTTGAAGCTGGTGAAGTTGGTTGAATTGCAGCAAGCATCAAAACAATAAAAGATATTAACGTTGGTGATACAATCACTAATGCCCTTAACCCCGCTAAAGAACCTTTACCTGGTTATAAAAAAATGAAACCAATGGTTTATTGTGGAATTTATCCAATGGATACTAACAAATATCAAGATTTTAAAGAAGCGTTAGAAAAAATAGAATTATCAGATTCTTCATTGGTTTATGAACCAGAAACTTCTCAAGCCTTGGGATTTGGTTTCAGATGTGGATTTTTAGGTTTATTGCACATGGAAGTTATTCAAGAACGTTTAGAACGAGAATATAACTTAGCTTTAATTGCTACAGCACCATCTGTAATTTATAAAGTTTATCTAACTGATAAAACAATGATTGAAATTGATAATCCAGCAATGATGCCTGATCCACAAAAAGTTGATCATATCGAAGAGCCATTTGTTAATGTTAAAATCATGACACCAAAAGAATATGTTGGTGATTTAATGAATTTATGTCAACAAAAATTAGGTGTCTATAAAGATTTGGAGTATGTCGATGATCAAAGAATGATTTTGATTTATGACATGCCATTAGCAGAAATTATTTTTGATTTTTTTAATAAATTAAAATCAATTTCTAAAGGTTATGCTTCTTTTGAATATGAATTAATTGGTTATCGTGAATCAAACTTAGTTAAAATGGATATTCTTTTAAACGGTGATATGGTTGATGCGTTTTCAATGATAGTTAATAAACAATTTGCTTATCATCGCGGAGCTGCACTAACTAAAAAATTAAAAGAATTAATTCCTCGCCAAAATTTTGAAGTTCCAATTCAAGCAGCAATTGGCAACAAAATTTTAGCAAGAGAGACAATCAAAGCATATCGAAAAGATGTTATTTGAAAACTCCACGCAGCAGACATCTCACGTAAGAAAAAACTTTTTGAAAAACAAAAAGAAGGTAAAAAACGTATGAAAGAAATTGGTTCTGTGGAAGTGCCTCAAGAAGCATTTATTGCAGTTCTAAAATTAGATGATTAA
- a CDS encoding alpha/beta fold hydrolase, whose protein sequence is MREFQLRMIDGKELKIYEWTKVEKPIAILQLVHGSAEHALRYRKFAEKMNEHRIIVVADDHRGHGQTADLAKQELGFFAVKNGWTKIVDDLKMVNDYIHKTWNDVPVFMLGHSMGSFMARTYAIKYSETINGAIFMGVAEHNPIELFFGSTLAKIQQLILGPKKPAVFLWKISFKPLNKAFKSVKNANGNEWLTKDEKIQKEFAIDPLSRQIFTTSAFKDMFNGLTFIRKSKNIKLMRKDLPIMIMSGEDDPVGKYGQMPLKIQDKFIHFDYNSELRLYPNSRHEILNDVEKELVINDLIHFIKINLNNL, encoded by the coding sequence ATGAGAGAATTCCAATTAAGAATGATTGATGGCAAAGAACTAAAAATCTATGAATGAACTAAAGTCGAAAAACCAATTGCAATTTTGCAATTAGTTCATGGTTCAGCAGAGCACGCCTTGCGTTATAGAAAATTTGCTGAAAAAATGAATGAACATAGAATTATTGTTGTTGCTGACGACCATCGAGGACACGGTCAAACAGCCGATTTAGCAAAACAAGAATTAGGTTTTTTTGCTGTCAAAAATGGTTGAACTAAAATTGTTGATGATTTAAAAATGGTTAATGACTATATTCACAAAACATGAAATGATGTTCCCGTTTTTATGCTGGGACACTCAATGGGTAGCTTTATGGCAAGAACATACGCAATTAAATACTCAGAAACTATAAACGGAGCTATTTTTATGGGTGTTGCTGAACATAATCCGATTGAACTATTTTTTGGTTCGACATTAGCAAAAATACAACAATTAATTCTTGGACCAAAAAAACCAGCTGTATTTCTTTGAAAGATTTCATTTAAACCTTTAAACAAAGCTTTTAAAAGCGTTAAAAATGCAAATGGTAATGAATGATTAACTAAAGATGAAAAAATCCAAAAAGAATTTGCTATTGACCCTTTGTCTAGACAAATTTTTACAACATCAGCATTCAAAGATATGTTTAATGGTTTAACTTTTATTCGTAAGTCTAAAAATATTAAATTGATGCGCAAGGATTTACCAATTATGATTATGAGTGGTGAAGATGACCCGGTTGGCAAATATGGTCAAATGCCACTAAAAATTCAAGATAAGTTTATACATTTTGACTATAATTCAGAATTAAGATTATATCCAAACTCAAGACATGAAATTTTAAATGATGTTGAAAAAGAACTTGTGATCAACGATTTAATACACTTTATCAAAATTAATTTAAATAATTTATAA